The Lysobacter panacisoli genome includes a window with the following:
- a CDS encoding YfgM family protein produces MALDDLLDEHEQSERVLQWLRNNGAGLIGGIALGLAAIGGWKWWEHRGTQQQMEQASQYQAALDAIEAKDKAAEAKVKALGEGPYRALASLELAHAQVDAQQHDAAMATLRGIRSDDPAITDIVNQRLARLLIEAKQADAALKLVASATSASAIEVRGDAQFALGQLEQARTSYAQALSKLDVASPQRRVVELKLTEVGGTPAKPEAKS; encoded by the coding sequence ATGGCGTTAGACGATCTTCTCGACGAACACGAACAAAGCGAACGCGTCCTGCAGTGGCTGCGCAATAACGGCGCTGGCCTGATTGGCGGCATCGCGCTGGGCCTGGCGGCCATCGGCGGCTGGAAGTGGTGGGAACACCGCGGCACCCAGCAGCAGATGGAGCAGGCATCGCAGTACCAGGCCGCACTCGACGCCATCGAAGCCAAGGACAAGGCCGCCGAGGCCAAGGTCAAGGCGTTGGGCGAAGGTCCGTACCGCGCCCTGGCCTCGCTCGAACTGGCCCACGCGCAGGTCGATGCCCAGCAGCACGACGCCGCGATGGCGACGTTGCGCGGCATCCGCAGCGACGATCCGGCGATCACCGACATCGTCAACCAGCGACTCGCTCGCCTGCTGATCGAAGCCAAGCAGGCCGACGCCGCGCTGAAGCTCGTCGCCAGTGCGACGTCGGCGTCGGCGATCGAAGTCCGCGGCGACGCGCAGTTCGCGCTGGGCCAGCTGGAGCAGGCGCGAACTTCGTACGCGCAGGCGCTGTCCAAGCTCGACGTGGCCTCGCCGCAACGGCGCGTGGTCGAACTCAAGCTCACTGAAGTCGGCGGTACGCCCGCCAAGCCCGAGGCCAAGTCCTGA
- the bamB gene encoding outer membrane protein assembly factor BamB, translating to MKHRSMLLRSSIVLLCAASLAGCTTIKGWFGGDGKKDDGKPNEPVELTKITPTVTVAKMWSANAGKGEGRIGVRQGPVVADGRVYAAAIEGGVHAFDLQTGKQVWEYRPDKKADVLLSGGPGVGDGLVVVGGLNGEVIAIDAATGAEKWKAHVPNEVIAAPVIGLSLVFVRSNDGRLTALDAATGERRWFWVQDVPMLSVRGNDAPVLGPGYVFIGSDDGTVSALSATDGRPLWEQSIAQPEGRTELDRMADVDGTPVLDGTTLYASSFKKQTMAIDAPSGRPMWSSDHGGAGRIGLGTERLVVTDPTGIVFGLDKAGGSAMWQQDGLARRNVSGAAVQGDYAVVGDFDGYVHWIKLENGEFAARERVGGKAVKAAPVVADGIAIVQNVNGELTAFRLQ from the coding sequence ATGAAGCACCGCTCGATGCTGCTGCGTTCCTCCATCGTCCTGCTGTGCGCGGCCTCGCTCGCGGGTTGCACGACCATCAAGGGCTGGTTCGGCGGAGACGGCAAGAAGGACGACGGCAAGCCGAATGAGCCGGTCGAACTGACCAAGATCACGCCCACGGTCACCGTGGCCAAGATGTGGTCGGCCAACGCCGGCAAGGGCGAAGGCCGCATCGGCGTGCGCCAGGGGCCGGTCGTGGCCGACGGTCGCGTCTATGCCGCGGCGATCGAAGGCGGCGTCCATGCGTTCGACCTCCAGACCGGCAAGCAGGTCTGGGAATACCGTCCCGACAAGAAGGCCGACGTGCTGCTGTCCGGCGGTCCGGGTGTGGGCGATGGCCTGGTCGTTGTCGGTGGACTCAATGGTGAGGTAATCGCCATCGACGCCGCCACCGGCGCGGAGAAGTGGAAGGCGCACGTGCCGAATGAAGTCATCGCCGCTCCGGTGATCGGCCTCAGCCTCGTCTTCGTGCGCTCCAACGACGGCCGCCTGACCGCGCTCGACGCAGCCACCGGCGAGCGTCGCTGGTTCTGGGTGCAGGACGTGCCGATGCTTTCCGTGCGTGGCAACGACGCACCGGTGCTGGGCCCGGGCTACGTGTTCATCGGCAGCGACGACGGTACCGTCTCGGCGTTGTCGGCCACCGACGGCCGTCCGCTGTGGGAACAGTCGATCGCGCAGCCGGAAGGCCGCACCGAGCTGGACCGCATGGCCGACGTCGACGGCACCCCGGTGCTGGACGGCACCACGCTGTACGCCTCCAGTTTCAAGAAGCAGACGATGGCCATCGATGCCCCGAGCGGTCGTCCGATGTGGTCGAGCGACCACGGCGGTGCGGGCCGCATCGGCCTGGGCACCGAGCGTCTGGTCGTGACCGATCCCACCGGCATCGTCTTCGGTCTGGACAAGGCCGGCGGCAGCGCCATGTGGCAGCAGGACGGCCTGGCCCGTCGCAACGTGAGCGGCGCGGCCGTGCAGGGCGACTACGCGGTCGTCGGCGATTTCGACGGCTACGTGCACTGGATCAAGCTGGAAAACGGCGAGTTCGCCGCGCGCGAGCGCGTCGGCGGCAAGGCAGTGAAGGCGGCGCCGGTCGTCGCCGACGGCATCGCCATCGTGCAGAACGTGAACGGCGAGCTGACCGCGTTCCGCCTGCAGTAA